Proteins from one Primulina huaijiensis isolate GDHJ02 chromosome 18, ASM1229523v2, whole genome shotgun sequence genomic window:
- the LOC140965143 gene encoding trifunctional UDP-glucose 4,6-dehydratase/UDP-4-keto-6-deoxy-D-glucose 3,5-epimerase/UDP-4-keto-L-rhamnose-reductase RHM3-like — translation MAKYKPKNILITGAAGFIASHVANRLIRNYPEYRIIVLDKLAYCSNFKNLDPSRSFPNFKFVKGDVCSADLVKYILDTENIDTIMHFAAQTHVDNSFGNSFEFIKNNVYGTCVLLEACKVFGKIKRFVHVSTDEVYGETDENATVGNHEASQLLPTNPYSASKAGAEMLVMAYGRSYGLPVIITRGNNVYGPHQFPEKLVPKFILLAMKGKPLPIHGDGSNVRSYLYCEDVAEAFEIVLHRGEVGHVYNVGTDEEKRVLDVATDICRLFSLDPSETIKFVENRPFNDQRYFLDTQKLKKLGWSERTKWEKGLRKTMEWYVRNFDWWGDVSAALLPHPRMLSCHVTEKDHPNAGQNSDQGQMGCDEKETTSVPKSRL, via the coding sequence ATGGCGAAATATAAACCAAAGAATATCCTGATCACTGGAGCTGCTGGATTTATAGCGTCCCATGTTGCAAATAGGCTAATTCGGAATTACCCCGAGTACCGAATAATTGTTCTTGATAAGCTAGCTTACtgctcaaattttaaaaaccttGACCCTTCCCGATCATTTCCCAACTTTAAATTCGTAAAGGGAGATGTTTGTAGTGCTGACCTTGTGAAGTATATACTCGACACAGAGAACATCGACACTATTATGCACTTTGCCGCACAAACACATGTAGACAATTCATTTggcaatagttttgagtttatCAAGAACAATGTTTATGGTACTTGTGTACTTCTTGAAGCTTGCAAAGTTTTCGGGAAAATTAAGAGATTCGTCCATGTGAGCACTGATGAGGTCTATGGGGAGACTGATGAAAATGCCACTGTGGGTAACCATGAGGCTTCACAGCTCCTCCCAACAAACCCCTATTCTGCATCTAAAGCCGGGGCTGAAATGCTTGTTATGGCATATGGACGGTCATATGGTTTACCGGTTATAATCACGAGAGGAAACAATGTATATGGTCCCCACCAATTTCCTGAGAAGTTGGTCCCAAAATTTATTCTCTTAGCTATGAAAGGAAAGCCCCTTCCAATTCACGGGGATGGATCAAATGTTAGAAGTTATCTTTATTGTGAAGATGTTGCCGAGGCTTTTGAGATCGTTCTTCACAGGGGTGAAGTGGGACATGTTTATAATGTTGGGACGGATGAGGAAAAGAGAGTTCTTGATGTGGCAACAGATATTTGCCGACTCTTTTCGTTAGATCCTTCCGAAACAATAAAGTTTGTGGAGAATAGGCCTTTTAATGATCAAAGATACTTCTTGGACACCCAAAAGCTGAAAAAATTGGGATGGTCAGAGCGAACTAAATGGGAAAAAGGTCTAAGGAAAACTATGGAGTGGTATGTGAGAAATTTTGACTGGTGGGGTGACGTTTCTGCAGCATTACTCCCTCATCCTAGAATGCTTTCCTGCCATGTCACTGAGAAAGATCATCCCAATGCAGGGCAGAATTCCGATCAAGGTCAAATGGGATGTGATGAAAAAGAAACCACAAGTGTACCCAAAAGTCGCCTTTGA
- the LOC140964605 gene encoding agamous-like MADS-box protein MADS1, which translates to MVFPNQESESSNSLRKNGRGKIEIKRIENTTNRQVTFCKRRNGLLKKAYELSVLCDAEVALVVFSSRGRLYEYANNRLNIHSFLLFYRERVCVYSRQILGEGVSSMSLKELKNTESKVEKAISRIRSKKNELLFAEIELMQKRELELHNANMYLRAKVQIAENERAQQQMNLINPAAAGGSEYQPMSSQTYDVHNFLPVVNLLEPNHPYSRQDQTPLQLV; encoded by the exons ATGGTGTTTCCTAATCAAGAATCTGAGTCATCGAATTCATTGAGGAAAAATGGGAGAGGAAAGATTGAGATCAAGAGGATTGAAAACACCACGAATCGACAGGTCACCTTCTGCAAAAGGAGAAATGGGTTGCTTAAGAAGGCCTATGAGTTGTCTGTTTTGTGTGATGCTGAAGTTGCCCTTGTTGTCTTCTCAAGCCGTGGAAGGCTATATGAATATGCTAATAACAGGTTAAATATTCATTCTTTCTTACTTTTTTAT AGAGAGAGAGTGTGTGTGTATTCTAGGCAAATTCTTGGGGAGGGTGTTAGCTCCATGTCTTTGAAAGAACTGAAGAATACTGAAAGTAAAGTGGAGAAAGCTATCAGCAGAATCCGTTCCAAGAAG AATGAATTGCTATTTGCTGAGATAGAGCTTATGCAGAAGAGG GAGCTGGAGCTGCACAATGCTAACATGTATCTGCGAGCAAAG GTGCAGATAGCTGAGAATGAGAGAGCACAGCAGCAAATGAATTTGATCAATCCTGCAGCAGCCGGAGGCTCAGAGTATCAGCCTATGTCGTCCCAGACATACGATGTTCACAACTTCCTCCCAGTCGTCAACCTTCTTGAACCCAATCACCCCTACTCTCGCCAGGACCAAACTCCTCTCCAACTAGT TTGA
- the LOC140964606 gene encoding uncharacterized protein: MADSDKTPKNETGKKINSPYDLSSNDNPGNVITQVKLRGDENYEEWARSIRTSLRARRKWSFVDGSISEPQEGSPELEDWWTVQSMLVSWIRNTIESDLRSTISHMENAKDLWEDIEERFHIANGPRIQQIKTELNECKQHGLSMVVYYGKMKALWDELANYDQIPTCTCTGCKCKLSAKLEKRREEEKVHQFLMGLDEGSYGTVRSNLLATEPLPTLNKVYLALAQEERMKIITRAREDRGEVIGLAVQTNTRLKGRGETKDNTMICPKCNRTGHDSTSCFQLIGYPEWWGDRPRGEGRAGGRGRGGQQRTRTGRGRSGTVRANAAQITEGTASALAVIETDSEKSGLAGLSNEQWQNLLQLLNSHKPSTSEKMTGNHINNPWIIDTGASNHMTGSLKNMSELRGVSGCPVGLPDGQYAAATKEGSVKLDENLELKNVLYVPRLNCNLISVSQLIDESDCIAQFTKNMCVFQDRTSRMLIGAGKRRDGLYHFRKASCVKALKTDGTNSLDCWHRRLGHPSVDITKLVLSVRNGRNSVTLIKLVMYVNGQNRLETNFF; encoded by the coding sequence ATGGCTGATTCTGATAAAACACCAAAGAATGAAACTGGGAAGAAGATAAACTCCCCATATGATTTGTCATCAAATGACAATCCAGGAAACGTCATCACGCAAGTCAAGTTGCGAGGTGATGAGAACTATGAGGAATGGGCGAGATCTATCCGGACCTCGCTGCGAGCTCGAAGAAAATGGAGTTTTGTGGACGGGTCCATCTCAGAACCACAGGAAGGATCTCCTGAATTAGAAGACTGGTGGACTGTCCAGTCCATGTTGGTATCATGGATTCGGAACACAATCGAATCTGACCTGCGCTCTACCATCTCGCATATGGAGAACGCGAAGGATCTGTGGGAAGACATTGAGGAACGATTTCACATTGCAAATGGACCTCGGATTCAACAAATAAAAACCGAGTTGAATGAATGTAAACAACACGGACTGTCCATGGTTGTTTACTATGGGAAGATGAAAGCTCTTTGGGATGAACTAGCAAATTATGATCAGATCCCAACTTGCACCTGCACAGGATGCAAGTGCAAACTCTCGGCAAAATTGGAGAAGCGTCGAGAAGAGGAAAAGGTACACCAATTTCTCATGGGATTGGATGAAGGGAGTTACGGTACTGTTCGATCCAACCTACTTGCAACAGAACCATTGCCGACTTTAAACAAAGTATATTTGGCTTTGGCCCAAGAAGAAAGAATGAAGATTATCACTCGTGCAAGGGAAGATCGAGGAGAAGTCATTGGACTCGCTGTTCAAACAAACACCAGATTGAAGGGACGCGGAGAGACAAAAGACAATACAATGATCTGCCCGAAATGCAACCGAACAGGCCATGATTCGACAAGCTGTTTCCAGCTTATTGGGTACCCAGAATGGTGGGGTGATCGTCCTCGTGGTGAAGGCAGAGCTGGTGGACGTGGTAGGGGAGGACAACAACGCACAAGAACTGGGCGTGGACGAAGTGGAACAGTTCGGGCCAATGCTGCTCAGATCACAGAAGGAACTGCAAGTGCTTTGGCGGTAATTGAAACTGACTCAGAAAAATCAGGTTTGGCCGGCCTGAGTAATGAGCAGTGGCAGAACCTTCTTCAGTTGCTGAACAGTCATAAACCAAGTACAAGTGAGAAGATGACAGGTAATCACATAAATAATCCATGGATCATTGACACAGGCGCATCAAATCACATGACTGGGAGCTTGAAGAATATGAGTGAACTACGAGGGGTGTCTGGATGCCCTGTGGGATTGCCGGATGGACAGTACGCAGCTGCCACAAAAGAAGGATCAGTGAAACTTGATGAAAATTTGGAACTTAAAAATGTTCTTTATGTGCCCCGTTTAAATTGCAATTTGATTTCCGTGTCGCAATTGATAGATGAATCGGATTGTATTGCCCAATTCACTAAAAATATGTGTGTCTTTCAGGACCGCACTTCGAGGATGCTGATTGGTGCGGGTAAACGGAGGGATGGGCTCTATCATTTCCGAAAGGCATCATGTGTGAAGGCTTTGAAGACCGATGGAACAAACTCCCTTGATTGTTGGCACAGGCGGTTAGGGCATCCCTCTGTGGACATTACCAAGTTAGTCCTCTCTGTTAGAAACGGTAGAAATAGCGTGACATTAATAAAGCTTGTGATGTATGTCAACGGGCAAAACAGACTAGAGACAAATTTCTTTTGA